A part of Polynucleobacter sp. MG-Unter2-18 genomic DNA contains:
- the mreC gene encoding rod shape-determining protein MreC, with amino-acid sequence MQHSAPPLFRQGVPALVKLIVCLSISIALMLIDFRYKALDPIRNNVNWLLRPLEYVMMMPRNLFEATSEYFTSRGTLEKENREMKVRQAELSLLANQSEFLLIENQNLRQLMDLQKQVPFETLPVEILFNPPNPISQRIVINRGRNDGLKLGNPIASDSGILGQVIRVYDHSAEVSLLEDRDFAVPVQVARNGLRAAVFGTGRANPLELRYLPVASDLEVGDVLITSGIDGVYPPGFAVAVISRIERNADKNSSNVFCVPVAPANRYRQALALLYDPQWDAKASTANSKPDASLTNTPGRRQTRARGMQ; translated from the coding sequence TTGCAACATAGCGCTCCACCTCTTTTTAGACAAGGCGTTCCGGCTTTAGTCAAACTGATTGTCTGTCTTTCGATTAGCATCGCATTGATGTTGATCGACTTTCGCTACAAAGCACTCGATCCCATTCGCAATAACGTCAATTGGTTATTGCGTCCGCTAGAGTATGTGATGATGATGCCGCGCAATCTATTTGAGGCGACATCAGAATACTTCACCAGCCGCGGAACTCTAGAAAAAGAAAATCGAGAAATGAAGGTGCGGCAAGCGGAGCTCTCTTTGCTTGCAAATCAATCCGAGTTTCTGCTGATAGAGAACCAAAATCTACGTCAGCTAATGGATTTGCAAAAGCAAGTTCCATTCGAAACATTACCAGTTGAAATTCTGTTCAATCCACCCAATCCAATTTCTCAACGCATTGTGATTAATCGTGGACGTAATGACGGTCTTAAGCTGGGCAATCCCATTGCAAGTGATTCAGGTATCTTAGGTCAAGTAATCCGTGTCTACGATCACTCCGCAGAAGTCTCTCTATTAGAAGATCGTGACTTTGCGGTACCCGTACAAGTTGCACGTAACGGCTTAAGAGCGGCTGTTTTTGGAACTGGGCGCGCTAACCCGCTTGAGCTGCGCTACCTTCCTGTGGCTAGCGACTTAGAAGTAGGCGATGTGTTGATTACCTCAGGTATTGATGGCGTTTATCCGCCTGGCTTTGCAGTTGCTGTGATTAGTCGCATTGAACGAAATGCTGATAAAAATTCTTCTAACGTCTTTTGTGTGCCAGTTGCACCGGCAAACCGCTACCGACAAGCTCTAGCGTTACTTTACGATCCGCAATGGGATGCCAAAGCATCTACCGCAAACAGTAAGCCTGACGCGTCGCTGACGAATACTCCAGGGCGTCGCCAAACCCGTGCGCGAGGCATGCAATGA
- the mreD gene encoding rod shape-determining protein MreD, with protein MIDFQSGYILRPVSAVFIYFSLFCALLLNLLPIGNYGWVPDWLIICIIFWNIHQHRYVGVIIAFILGLLMDVHNSDLLGLNAFSYSLVAYLAISWHRRIVALTAFTQAMHLLPIFLLVSLFPVLAHWFLSGEVYWWALTGAIQALIEAMLWPLATRILLSPQRRPIDVDHNRPL; from the coding sequence ATGATCGACTTTCAAAGCGGCTATATTCTTCGCCCGGTAAGTGCAGTCTTTATTTACTTCAGCTTGTTTTGCGCACTACTACTCAATCTTTTACCAATTGGTAATTACGGCTGGGTACCAGACTGGCTAATTATTTGCATCATATTTTGGAACATCCACCAGCATCGCTACGTTGGCGTAATCATCGCATTTATTCTTGGCTTGTTGATGGATGTTCATAACTCTGACTTGTTAGGTCTCAACGCTTTTAGCTACTCATTGGTGGCTTATCTCGCCATCTCCTGGCATCGACGGATCGTCGCTTTAACTGCTTTCACCCAAGCGATGCATTTACTGCCAATCTTCTTACTCGTTTCATTATTCCCAGTACTCGCCCATTGGTTCTTAAGTGGTGAAGTCTATTGGTGGGCGCTTACTGGCGCCATTCAAGCGCTAATTGAGGCAATGCTGTGGCCCTTAGCAACACGCATCTTGCTATCGCCTCAACGTCGTCCTATTGATGTTGATCATAATCGTCCGCTTTAA
- the mrdA gene encoding penicillin-binding protein 2 has protein sequence MVSFKKPDLDSFQERIHIATLFVTVCFLLLVTRLVWLQIVSHTKYALLAESNRIALVPAPANRGLLIDRNGIVIGRNYSALTLDVNAEEVKGNVDELIDELSQIVLISPRDRRNFKRSLEDSRKMGTFPLRSMLTEVETARFMVNRYRFPGVEIRARSFREYPYNELASHLIGYIGRASKQDIERMQTEIDNSKASDPDALQTSFLPGIQYVGKIGIEQSYETVLRGRPGYDEVEITAGGKPVRTLSSSPSVPGKNVVLSVDIKLQYLVEQLYGNFRGAFVAIEPETGDILAFVSKPNFNPNDFVEGIDSVTWKELNESPQKPLYNRPLKGIYPPGSTYKPFMALAALETKKRTPSQTISDPGYFDFGNHTFRDDKKGGHGIVDMQKSIVESCDTYYYHLARDMGVNMMHDFMKPFGFGQITGIDLQGESKGVLPSTEWKKNTFKKPEQQKWYEGETISLGIGQGYNAFTILQLAHGMANLANNGIVMKPHLVKAIEDPFTRNRTLTTPKESYRIDLVPENIEMIKKAMVEVNNSGTSASVFKGTGYQVGGKTGTAQVFSLNSKEYHHGSTAEFLRDHALYVAFAPAEKPTIVLAMVVENAGFGAQHAAPIARKALDFYLEGKWPKEIPEWKRAP, from the coding sequence ATGGTTTCTTTTAAAAAACCAGATCTAGACTCGTTTCAAGAGCGCATTCATATTGCGACCCTGTTTGTCACCGTCTGTTTCTTATTATTAGTGACGAGATTGGTGTGGCTGCAAATAGTAAGTCATACCAAATACGCTCTACTAGCAGAAAGCAATAGAATCGCTTTAGTTCCCGCACCAGCCAATCGCGGCCTCTTAATAGACCGCAATGGAATCGTGATTGGCAGAAACTATTCGGCACTGACCTTAGATGTCAATGCCGAAGAAGTTAAAGGCAATGTTGATGAGTTGATCGACGAGCTCTCTCAAATTGTGTTGATTTCCCCCAGAGATCGAAGAAATTTCAAGCGCTCACTTGAAGATTCTCGCAAAATGGGCACCTTTCCCCTCCGATCGATGCTCACCGAAGTCGAAACAGCCCGCTTTATGGTTAATCGCTACCGCTTTCCGGGTGTCGAGATACGCGCCCGAAGCTTTCGAGAGTACCCCTACAACGAGCTTGCCTCGCATCTGATTGGCTATATTGGACGAGCTTCTAAGCAAGACATCGAGCGCATGCAAACTGAAATTGATAACTCCAAAGCGAGTGATCCTGATGCGCTACAAACTTCATTTTTACCGGGCATTCAGTATGTGGGAAAAATTGGTATAGAGCAAAGTTACGAAACGGTATTACGTGGCAGACCAGGATATGATGAAGTGGAGATTACTGCAGGCGGCAAACCCGTGCGCACACTTTCTAGCTCACCATCGGTACCAGGGAAAAATGTGGTCCTTTCGGTTGATATCAAGCTGCAATACTTAGTTGAGCAGCTCTATGGAAATTTTAGAGGTGCATTTGTTGCGATTGAGCCTGAGACTGGCGATATCTTGGCATTTGTTTCTAAGCCCAACTTTAATCCCAATGACTTTGTTGAAGGTATCGACTCAGTAACGTGGAAAGAGCTGAATGAGTCGCCACAAAAGCCGCTGTATAACCGGCCGCTTAAAGGTATTTATCCGCCGGGCTCCACCTACAAACCATTTATGGCGCTAGCAGCTTTAGAAACTAAAAAGCGGACACCATCACAAACCATATCTGATCCAGGTTATTTTGATTTTGGCAACCATACCTTCCGTGACGATAAAAAAGGTGGGCACGGCATTGTTGATATGCAAAAGTCGATCGTTGAGTCTTGTGATACCTACTACTACCATTTGGCGCGCGATATGGGAGTCAACATGATGCATGACTTCATGAAGCCATTTGGCTTTGGTCAAATTACTGGCATTGACCTACAAGGTGAATCAAAAGGTGTGCTGCCATCCACCGAGTGGAAGAAAAATACCTTCAAAAAGCCAGAGCAGCAAAAATGGTATGAAGGCGAAACCATTTCCCTGGGAATTGGTCAGGGCTATAACGCGTTTACTATTTTGCAGCTAGCACATGGCATGGCCAATTTAGCCAATAACGGCATTGTGATGAAGCCGCATTTAGTCAAGGCGATTGAAGATCCCTTCACGAGAAATCGCACCCTGACTACGCCTAAAGAAAGTTATCGAATCGATCTCGTACCCGAGAATATTGAGATGATTAAGAAAGCAATGGTCGAAGTAAATAATTCTGGAACGTCTGCATCTGTTTTCAAAGGTACCGGATACCAAGTTGGTGGTAAGACTGGAACAGCGCAGGTATTCAGCTTGAATTCGAAAGAATATCACCACGGATCTACAGCAGAATTTTTACGTGATCATGCTTTATATGTTGCTTTTGCCCCTGCAGAAAAGCCGACAATCGTCCTTGCGATGGTTGTAGAGAATGCAGGATTTGGTGCACAGCATGCTGCACCGATTGCGCGTAAAGCACTAGATTTTTATCTTGAAGGTAAATGGCCAAAGGAGATTCCTGAATGGAAAAGAGCGCCATAA
- the rodA gene encoding rod shape-determining protein RodA, with product MEKSAINKAKKIFFSIFSGLDRQLGLILLGLAGIGFITFLSASQNTPVRFEDELRNLALSFAVMWIVSRIPPKWLEMAAVWIYGIGVALLIAVAIFGLIKKGARRWLNIGFVIQPSELMKIAMPLMLAWYFQKREGIQKSWDYGVAAVILGIPVLLIARQPDLGTALLVFAAGMYAIILAGLPWKWILPFVGIGALGIILIIIFGSTICAHDVVWPLVHNYQKNRVCTLLDPSSDPLGKGFHTIQSMIAIGSGGFFGKGWFQGTQAHLEFIPEKHTDFVFAVFSEEFGLLGNLVMLALFFALIKRGLAISASAPNLFTRLLGGSVTLIFFTYAFVNIGMVSGLLPVVGVPLPFISYGGTALVTLGFGAGILMSIHRHRRLVQS from the coding sequence ATGGAAAAGAGCGCCATAAATAAAGCAAAGAAAATATTCTTCAGTATTTTCAGCGGACTCGATCGCCAGCTTGGCCTTATTCTACTTGGCTTGGCGGGTATTGGATTTATTACCTTCTTATCTGCAAGTCAAAATACGCCAGTCCGTTTTGAAGATGAACTACGCAATTTAGCGCTTTCTTTTGCAGTCATGTGGATTGTTTCTCGCATTCCACCAAAGTGGTTAGAGATGGCTGCAGTATGGATTTATGGAATCGGCGTTGCACTGCTGATTGCAGTCGCCATATTTGGGTTAATAAAAAAAGGTGCAAGACGTTGGCTCAATATTGGTTTTGTAATTCAACCATCTGAGCTCATGAAGATTGCTATGCCACTTATGCTGGCTTGGTACTTCCAAAAACGCGAAGGCATACAAAAATCCTGGGACTATGGGGTGGCAGCAGTCATTCTTGGGATTCCAGTGCTGCTCATTGCGCGTCAACCTGACTTGGGCACCGCGCTCTTGGTGTTTGCTGCAGGTATGTATGCAATTATTCTGGCCGGATTGCCGTGGAAATGGATCCTACCGTTTGTAGGTATTGGCGCCCTTGGCATCATCTTGATCATTATTTTTGGCAGCACGATTTGTGCGCATGATGTTGTCTGGCCATTAGTTCATAACTACCAAAAAAATCGAGTGTGCACGTTGCTCGACCCGAGTAGCGACCCCCTTGGAAAAGGCTTTCATACAATTCAATCGATGATCGCAATTGGCTCAGGTGGATTTTTTGGTAAAGGCTGGTTCCAGGGCACGCAAGCGCATCTCGAATTTATTCCTGAAAAGCATACCGACTTTGTCTTTGCTGTTTTCTCAGAAGAGTTTGGCTTGCTGGGCAACTTAGTTATGTTGGCGCTTTTCTTCGCTTTAATTAAACGAGGTTTAGCTATCTCTGCCAGTGCACCCAATCTATTCACTCGCCTACTAGGCGGATCTGTCACGCTGATTTTCTTCACCTACGCCTTTGTCAATATCGGCATGGTAAGCGGTTTATTGCCTGTAGTTGGAGTCCCGCTACCCTTTATCAGCTATGGAGGAACTGCTTTGGTGACTCTGGGGTTTGGTGCCGGTATTTTGATGAGCATTCATCGCCATCGACGCCTGGTTCAAAGTTAA
- a CDS encoding HU family DNA-binding protein: MYKELHLNKAELIAAIADDAEISKAKAEFALNSAIEQIIKAVTKGDSVQLIGFGTFSSGKRAARMGRNPKTGEPLKIAAAKTVKFSAGKAFKDSVNKRKK, encoded by the coding sequence ATCTATAAGGAGCTTCACTTGAACAAAGCAGAACTAATCGCAGCGATTGCTGACGACGCTGAGATCTCAAAAGCCAAAGCTGAATTTGCATTGAATTCTGCTATTGAGCAAATCATTAAAGCTGTTACTAAAGGCGACTCAGTTCAGCTGATCGGTTTTGGTACTTTCTCTTCTGGTAAGCGCGCTGCACGTATGGGTCGTAACCCAAAAACTGGTGAGCCACTCAAAATTGCTGCTGCTAAAACTGTTAAGTTTTCTGCTGGTAAAGCATTTAAAGATTCAGTTAACAAGCGTAAGAAGTAA
- a CDS encoding aspartyl/asparaginyl beta-hydroxylase domain-containing protein, translating into MELRHVIFLIFAVSAIYVYFRGTVRFGLVRSLTDYQVLLAPINSLLYLFSKTKAVAFIPVSDFPEMKPLQDHWQIIRDEALALNADGAIAAATGYNDIGFNSFFRTGWKRFHLYWYGKEMPSAQLQCPKTVALLKSIPSIKAAMFASLPPGATLVRHRDPYAGSLRYHIGLVTPNDPKCFINVDGERYYWKDGEPVMFDETYIHYAANETDHQRIVLFCDVERPVHTKVVQLLNHWFGRYVMSAASSQNVEGEKVGFVNVLFKYFYHLRAQAKKLKAKHRSVYYIGKWVLILGILYALFW; encoded by the coding sequence ATGGAACTACGTCACGTCATTTTTCTGATCTTTGCTGTATCAGCCATCTATGTTTACTTTAGGGGTACGGTTCGATTTGGCTTAGTTCGCTCTCTAACAGACTACCAAGTACTTTTAGCGCCGATTAACAGCCTGCTCTACTTGTTTTCAAAAACCAAGGCTGTGGCATTTATTCCAGTATCAGACTTTCCTGAAATGAAGCCCCTGCAAGATCATTGGCAGATCATCCGTGATGAAGCACTCGCTTTGAACGCAGATGGCGCCATAGCAGCTGCTACGGGATACAACGATATTGGATTTAACTCCTTTTTTCGGACCGGCTGGAAACGTTTTCACCTCTATTGGTATGGCAAAGAAATGCCGTCAGCGCAACTGCAATGCCCAAAAACTGTTGCCCTCCTCAAATCAATCCCCTCGATCAAGGCAGCGATGTTTGCCTCACTACCCCCCGGAGCAACGCTGGTAAGGCACCGAGACCCTTATGCAGGCTCTTTACGCTATCACATCGGCCTTGTGACCCCAAATGATCCCAAGTGCTTTATTAATGTGGATGGAGAGCGGTATTACTGGAAAGATGGTGAGCCAGTGATGTTTGATGAAACCTACATCCACTATGCAGCCAACGAAACAGATCACCAACGAATTGTCTTATTTTGCGATGTAGAGCGGCCGGTTCACACTAAAGTGGTGCAACTGCTAAATCACTGGTTTGGGCGTTACGTCATGAGCGCAGCCTCTTCCCAGAACGTTGAAGGAGAGAAAGTGGGATTTGTAAACGTTCTCTTTAAGTATTTTTACCACCTCCGGGCCCAGGCCAAAAAGCTCAAAGCAAAACATCGCAGCGTGTATTACATCGGAAAATGGGTTTTGATTTTAGGGATTTTGTACGCACTATTTTGGTAA
- a CDS encoding DUF167 domain-containing protein, translated as MPIWLKQTPTGIVLHLHCQPGAKLTKVVGLHDGCLKISLQAPALENKANEMLLSWLSKQLRVPQKQIQLLSGQSSRIKRVEIWGSITPEQITQALSP; from the coding sequence ATGCCTATTTGGTTAAAGCAAACCCCTACCGGCATTGTTCTTCATCTACATTGCCAGCCTGGCGCCAAGCTGACTAAGGTGGTTGGTCTGCATGACGGCTGTCTCAAGATATCTCTGCAGGCTCCTGCTCTGGAAAATAAAGCAAATGAAATGCTGCTGTCTTGGCTTTCTAAGCAATTGAGGGTGCCACAAAAACAAATTCAACTTTTATCGGGACAAAGCAGCCGCATAAAGCGAGTGGAAATCTGGGGCTCAATCACCCCAGAGCAGATTACTCAAGCATTAAGCCCTTAG
- the can gene encoding carbonate dehydratase, which translates to MIMKNSNALDQLFANNREWAEAMVAKDANFFKRLVSQQAPEYLWIGCSDSRVPANDIVNLLPGELFVHRNVANVVVHTDLNCLSVIQFAIDLLKVKHILVVGHYGCSGVHAALTDKRVGLADNWLRHVKDVHQKHERYLGEMIPSPKRQDRLCELNVIEQVVNVCETTIVQDAWARGQELTVHGWTYRLETGLVNDLGMSISSTEEMNLRYAKSLSRYDTE; encoded by the coding sequence ATGATTATGAAGAACTCCAACGCCTTAGACCAGCTATTTGCCAATAATCGCGAATGGGCAGAAGCCATGGTCGCCAAAGATGCTAATTTTTTTAAGCGCCTAGTTTCACAGCAGGCGCCCGAATATTTATGGATTGGCTGCTCAGACAGTCGCGTACCCGCAAATGACATTGTGAATCTTCTGCCCGGCGAACTTTTTGTACATCGCAATGTTGCCAACGTGGTGGTTCATACTGACCTGAACTGCTTATCCGTGATTCAGTTTGCCATCGACCTATTGAAGGTCAAGCATATTCTAGTAGTAGGGCATTACGGTTGCTCAGGCGTACATGCCGCCCTAACCGATAAACGGGTTGGCCTTGCTGACAATTGGCTGCGTCATGTGAAGGATGTACATCAAAAACATGAGCGCTATCTCGGTGAAATGATTCCATCTCCAAAACGTCAAGATCGCTTATGCGAGCTCAATGTTATTGAGCAAGTAGTCAATGTTTGTGAAACTACTATTGTTCAGGATGCATGGGCTAGAGGACAAGAGCTCACAGTACATGGATGGACTTACCGTCTGGAGACCGGCCTAGTCAATGATTTAGGCATGTCCATTAGCTCTACCGAAGAAATGAATCTTCGCTACGCTAAATCTTTATCTCGCTATGACACTGAATAA
- a CDS encoding lipid A biosynthesis acyltransferase: MFKNFSNYSGVALLRFLVSLPYKTLVSIGYGLGYLAANIPNDRNRVVQKNLELCFPELSATEVDQLRRQHWRLLGRSLVEKSIIWLGSKKQLADMIEVRSEVDLNDRQPRILVNMHFIGIEGSIILSALAKEKGWPRTSGFFQRMKSPFFNKKIVEWRNRFGGNSIDRQGNSLELIREIRKGSFIIIAPDIDLGLKDSAFVPFFNIQTNTITAVSRLAKITGAQVCMMVTTLKKDEAGYICTISKPLENFPTENPEADTARLNTIFEKEIRLRPAEYYWVHKRFKNRPHNEASPY; the protein is encoded by the coding sequence TTGTTTAAAAACTTTTCAAACTATTCTGGGGTAGCACTTCTAAGATTTCTGGTTTCGCTTCCCTATAAGACTTTGGTCTCTATTGGCTATGGCTTAGGCTATCTGGCAGCTAACATTCCCAATGATCGTAATCGCGTAGTTCAAAAAAACTTGGAACTCTGTTTCCCCGAGCTAAGCGCAACAGAAGTTGACCAACTTAGAAGGCAACATTGGCGACTACTGGGTCGTAGCTTGGTTGAAAAAAGCATTATTTGGCTGGGCAGCAAAAAACAGCTTGCCGACATGATTGAGGTTCGCTCGGAGGTTGATCTAAATGATAGGCAGCCTCGTATTTTAGTAAATATGCATTTTATTGGTATTGAAGGCAGCATTATTTTGAGTGCACTTGCCAAGGAAAAGGGTTGGCCACGCACCTCTGGCTTTTTTCAAAGAATGAAAAGCCCTTTCTTCAACAAAAAAATTGTTGAATGGCGCAATCGTTTCGGTGGAAATTCAATTGATCGCCAAGGAAACTCGCTTGAGCTCATTCGAGAAATCCGCAAAGGAAGCTTCATCATTATTGCTCCCGATATTGATTTAGGACTTAAAGACTCCGCCTTCGTACCCTTCTTTAATATTCAAACCAATACGATCACAGCTGTATCGCGTCTAGCCAAAATCACAGGGGCACAAGTCTGCATGATGGTTACTACTCTGAAAAAAGATGAGGCTGGCTATATTTGCACTATTAGCAAACCCCTTGAAAATTTCCCAACCGAAAATCCTGAAGCTGATACAGCCCGGCTCAACACCATTTTTGAAAAAGAAATTAGGCTCAGACCAGCCGAATACTATTGGGTTCATAAGCGCTTCAAAAACAGGCCGCATAATGAAGCGAGCCCCTATTAG
- a CDS encoding metallophosphoesterase, with the protein MTERIGLFADLHSNLEAFEACMERAEELGVTRMVFLGDIVGYNADPGIVIDRIGEMVANKKAIAVLGNHDQAIFEDRSRQMNASANAAIEWTKAQLSSQQIRFLKELPLIVQEEAMCFVHASAHNPADWNYITDSMSAWRCLQSSGKTYTFVGHAHEQALFYQSAVGKLIRFTPHPGDGIPVMHHRQWVSVVGSLGQPRDGNPEACFAVFEPALEVLTFHRTPYDQFTAAEKVRRAGLPEDLANRLITGK; encoded by the coding sequence ATGACTGAACGCATTGGCTTATTCGCTGATCTACATAGCAATTTAGAGGCTTTTGAGGCCTGCATGGAGCGAGCTGAAGAACTAGGTGTTACTCGCATGGTTTTCTTGGGTGATATTGTTGGTTATAACGCCGACCCCGGTATTGTGATTGATCGTATTGGTGAAATGGTCGCCAATAAAAAAGCAATTGCTGTTTTGGGAAATCATGATCAGGCAATCTTTGAAGACCGCAGCAGGCAAATGAATGCAAGCGCAAATGCAGCAATAGAATGGACTAAGGCTCAGCTCAGCTCTCAGCAAATTCGATTTCTAAAAGAATTACCGCTAATAGTTCAAGAGGAAGCGATGTGTTTTGTTCACGCATCAGCCCACAATCCTGCTGACTGGAATTACATTACCGACAGCATGAGTGCCTGGCGTTGTCTACAAAGCTCAGGAAAGACATATACCTTTGTCGGCCATGCTCATGAGCAAGCACTTTTCTATCAAAGCGCTGTTGGTAAGTTGATTCGTTTTACGCCACATCCTGGAGATGGCATTCCAGTAATGCATCATCGTCAGTGGGTTAGCGTGGTTGGATCACTTGGTCAGCCACGAGATGGAAATCCAGAAGCCTGCTTTGCTGTGTTTGAACCAGCATTAGAAGTGCTTACCTTTCATCGGACTCCATACGATCAATTTACGGCAGCTGAAAAAGTGCGTCGTGCAGGGTTGCCAGAAGACCTAGCCAATCGCCTCATCACCGGTAAATAA
- a CDS encoding protein kinase, which translates to MSINTDIKAVDEIFQEGKVVDGFRLGAEVHRGGMASLYSASKEGIDVPILLKIPRVGRDQPVESLIGFETELTILRSLKSPYVPKYLGSGNMATRPYIAMERVTGRPLEDFIKEGKVFTIDEVVKIGADLAQAVQSLHAQDAIHLDIKPDNILIDDHGKITLIDFGLSHHARFPDLLAEEMRKGVGSAPYIAPEQVIGIRSDYRSDIFSIGVILYELLTGELPFGNPQSLSGLRNRMWAQAFPPRAIRKEIPRWLQEVVLRCLEPRAADRYQSATRLRQVLRDHESVTLTERADRVDPLSFWENLKRMFRAAGYEPSLSPRPSIGNDDAPLMIAAIDTRQSDEDLRVRMQTTAKNLLQAYPESRLVCISTIASTPTFEGNQESETASGIVRGHLVQLMEWAKPLKLPPERISYHVLEALDPASRIVEFAKDNDASLILIGASHKPANKITPWRTSMTKIVEEAPCSVHIVRT; encoded by the coding sequence ATGTCGATTAATACTGACATTAAAGCAGTTGATGAGATTTTCCAAGAAGGCAAAGTAGTTGATGGATTTCGATTGGGAGCAGAGGTACATCGCGGCGGTATGGCCAGCCTTTATTCCGCCAGCAAAGAAGGAATCGATGTCCCCATTCTCTTGAAGATTCCTCGGGTAGGTCGTGATCAACCTGTTGAAAGCCTCATTGGCTTTGAGACTGAGCTCACTATCCTGCGCTCACTGAAGAGCCCTTACGTCCCCAAGTATCTCGGCTCCGGGAACATGGCAACACGACCTTATATTGCAATGGAGCGCGTGACAGGAAGACCGCTTGAGGACTTTATTAAAGAAGGTAAAGTTTTTACCATCGATGAGGTGGTGAAGATTGGCGCTGATTTAGCGCAAGCGGTGCAATCGCTACATGCACAAGATGCTATTCATTTAGATATCAAGCCCGATAATATTCTGATTGATGATCATGGCAAGATCACATTAATTGACTTTGGCTTATCGCATCATGCGCGCTTTCCAGACTTGCTCGCAGAAGAGATGCGCAAGGGGGTTGGCTCGGCACCCTACATTGCTCCGGAGCAAGTGATCGGCATTCGCTCAGACTACCGTAGCGATATTTTTTCTATCGGCGTCATCTTGTATGAGTTACTCACGGGTGAACTTCCCTTTGGTAACCCTCAGTCGCTGAGCGGCTTACGGAACAGAATGTGGGCGCAAGCATTTCCTCCGCGTGCCATTCGAAAAGAAATCCCCCGCTGGCTACAAGAAGTTGTTTTGCGCTGTCTAGAGCCTCGTGCAGCAGATCGCTATCAGAGCGCTACTCGTTTACGTCAAGTCTTACGCGATCATGAGAGCGTCACCCTAACTGAGCGCGCTGATCGAGTGGATCCCCTGAGCTTTTGGGAGAACCTCAAGCGCATGTTCCGCGCGGCGGGTTACGAGCCATCACTTAGTCCTCGCCCCAGCATTGGCAATGATGATGCGCCTCTAATGATTGCGGCGATTGATACACGCCAATCTGATGAGGACTTGCGTGTACGCATGCAAACAACTGCAAAGAACTTACTTCAGGCCTACCCCGAAAGTAGACTTGTTTGTATTAGTACGATTGCGAGCACTCCAACTTTTGAGGGTAATCAAGAAAGTGAGACTGCGAGCGGTATTGTGCGAGGACACCTTGTACAGCTGATGGAATGGGCAAAGCCTTTGAAATTACCGCCAGAGCGAATTTCGTATCACGTCCTAGAAGCGCTTGATCCAGCAAGTCGGATCGTAGAGTTTGCCAAAGACAACGATGCCTCGCTAATCCTGATTGGAGCATCCCATAAGCCAGCAAACAAAATAACGCCTTGGCGAACCTCGATGACAAAGATTGTTGAAGAGGCCCCTTGCAGCGTTCATATTGTCAGAACCTAG
- a CDS encoding pseudouridine synthase, producing MEEKIRVSKLLSELGLCSRREADSYIEQGLVTVDGEVVNELGSRAFRHQKIELQSGAKAQQASRITVILNKPVGFISHYDDEQEYQPAASLITPENYFASPLDKGRNPRFNTRGLAPAGRLDIDSTGMLVLTQDGRVAKLLIGENSPIEKEYLVRVEGALSFEDLDRLKHGLELDGVVLKPAQVSWQNEDQLRFVLREGRKRQIRRMCELVGLRVLGLKRVRMGRISLGALPPGKWRFVRPEEQF from the coding sequence ATGGAAGAAAAAATACGTGTATCTAAGCTACTATCTGAACTAGGTCTTTGCTCACGACGTGAGGCAGACTCCTATATTGAGCAAGGCTTGGTTACTGTTGATGGTGAAGTGGTCAATGAGTTAGGCTCTCGAGCTTTTCGCCATCAGAAGATTGAGCTCCAGTCTGGCGCCAAAGCACAACAGGCATCGCGTATTACAGTTATTTTGAATAAGCCAGTCGGCTTCATCTCTCACTACGATGACGAGCAAGAGTATCAACCCGCAGCCTCGCTCATCACTCCCGAGAATTACTTTGCAAGCCCCTTAGACAAGGGTCGTAATCCACGCTTTAATACCCGCGGCTTAGCGCCTGCCGGTCGCCTTGATATTGACTCCACTGGCATGCTGGTCTTAACTCAAGATGGTCGCGTCGCAAAACTCCTCATTGGCGAAAATAGCCCCATCGAAAAAGAGTACTTAGTCCGAGTTGAAGGCGCACTCTCTTTTGAAGATTTAGATCGCCTAAAACATGGCCTGGAATTGGATGGTGTCGTTTTGAAGCCAGCTCAAGTCAGCTGGCAGAACGAAGATCAACTACGCTTTGTTCTACGCGAGGGCCGCAAGCGTCAAATTCGTCGTATGTGTGAATTGGTTGGCCTCAGGGTTTTAGGTCTCAAGCGCGTGCGTATGGGTCGAATTTCTCTGGGCGCCCTACCCCCTGGGAAATGGCGCTTTGTAAGGCCCGAAGAGCAATTCTAA